The following coding sequences lie in one Maylandia zebra isolate NMK-2024a linkage group LG14, Mzebra_GT3a, whole genome shotgun sequence genomic window:
- the LOC112435863 gene encoding uncharacterized protein LOC112435863: MELQVFTFWNRTELHPDIMIGLTEFERKLAKHFDRVEIRGKRSRMVPVLLTPDMIAAMELLAKARSECQVRTENVYLFARPGVLSHYRGSDCFRKYANKCGAKYPEALTSTRLRKQVDTLSTVLNLKENEMDQLATFLGHDIRVHREFYRLPEPESTLRLAKVSKLLIAMEKGKLSDLQGKGLDDITINPDGSRTKNSGNQSRTLYSASLDNMEVSSASTTLDNMEGASASSTLDSKNISNTAPRKAGKARCKWTNDVMKSSCKVPGKKECDSCIQAEPAALKGRDWVAVKYYIHNRIITLKRKMNK; this comes from the exons ATGGAGCTCCAGGTTTTTACATTCTGGAATCGCACAGAGTTGCATCCTGATATCATGATCGGCCTAACTGAGTTTGAAAGGAAACTTGCAAAGCACTTTGACAGAGTTGAGATTCGTGGTAAAAGGTCAAGAATGGTACCTGTGCTTCTCACACCTGACATGATCGCTGCAATGGAGCTCCTCGCAAAAGCCAGAAGTGAGTGTCAAGTCCGCACAGAGAATGTGTACTTGTTTGCACGCCCAGGTGTCCTTTCCCATTACAGAGGCTCTGACTGCTTTCGCAAGTATGCAAATAAATGTGGTGCAAAGTACCCAGAGGCCCTTACCTCAACAAGATTGCGGAAACAAGTTGACACTTTGTCCACAGTACTAAatctaaaagaaaatgaaatggatCAACTTGCCACCTTTCTCGGACACGACATCCGTGTCCATCGAGAATTCTACCGGCTTCCAGAGCCAGAGAGTACCCTGCGGCTTGCAAAAGTCAGCAAACTGTTGATTGCAATGGAGAAAGGAAAACTGTCTGACCTGCAGGGGAAAGGGTTGGATGACATCACAATCAATCCTGATg GCTCAAGGACCAAGAATTCTGGGAACCAAAGCCGCACACTTTACTCAGCTTCCCTGGACAATATGGAGGTTTCTTCTGCCTCAACCACCCTGGACAATATGGAGGGCGCTTCTGCCTCATCCACCCTGGACAGCAAAAACATCAGCAACACTGCACCAAGAAAGG CTGGGAAGGCAAGGTGCAAGTGGACAAATGATGTGATGAAGTCAAGCTGCAAAGTACCTGGCAAAAAGGAATGTGACTCCTGCATCCAAGCAGAACCGGCAGCTCTGAAAGGCAGAGACTGGGTTGCCGTAAAGTATTACATTCACAACAGGATCATAACATTGAAAAgaaagatgaataaataa